The following coding sequences are from one Pyxidicoccus xibeiensis window:
- a CDS encoding amidohydrolase family protein: protein MEGRLLLKNCAVFRADGRVRTGMAVVVEENVIRRVAPDTQVPVLPGDWEVACRGRLVAPGLVDCHSHMVNGQLLPATGYFLLMPQRERLERSLRVARLLSNEDVEALTRFAAARALRDGVSMVVEHLSCLDVAGGLSAQARAAQDVGLRMVTSHATHSLDGAPQAETWLDANADFTRRHREHPLVRGAIGFHASFTCDHALLTRVSRLSRELDAPTVFHLAESEDDLATTYSRHGQRVVPRLDALGLLGPRAIAGYARALDSAEASRLNDSGTFVALAPRDARTLERGVDPLEAVVSRVQLLGLGTGGHGTPQDELNAAMEGVLRISRAGRLPDVDGTLAHLLINGPAELCTRLFDLPSGNVEEGSIADLVVYDSVPPADPETGYSPHLLGQMARSPVSWTIVNGRVCVREGQLLGHDYVELARAATDALHRVWTRARLGS from the coding sequence ATGGAAGGCCGCCTGCTGTTGAAGAACTGCGCCGTGTTCCGCGCGGATGGACGGGTCCGCACCGGCATGGCCGTGGTGGTGGAGGAGAACGTCATCCGCCGGGTAGCACCTGACACCCAGGTGCCCGTGCTCCCAGGGGACTGGGAAGTCGCCTGCCGGGGCCGGCTCGTCGCTCCCGGACTCGTGGACTGTCACTCCCACATGGTCAACGGGCAGCTGCTGCCCGCCACCGGCTACTTCCTGCTGATGCCGCAGCGCGAGCGGCTGGAGCGGTCGCTGCGGGTGGCCCGGCTCCTGTCCAACGAGGACGTGGAGGCTCTCACCCGCTTCGCCGCCGCCCGGGCCCTGCGCGACGGCGTCAGCATGGTGGTGGAGCATCTGTCGTGCCTCGACGTGGCCGGAGGGCTTTCCGCCCAGGCGCGCGCGGCGCAGGACGTGGGCCTCCGGATGGTCACCAGCCACGCCACCCACAGCCTGGACGGCGCCCCTCAGGCAGAGACGTGGCTGGACGCCAACGCGGACTTCACCCGCCGCCACCGCGAGCACCCGCTCGTGCGCGGCGCCATCGGCTTCCATGCGTCCTTCACCTGTGACCACGCCCTGCTCACCCGCGTCTCCCGGCTGAGCCGCGAGCTGGACGCCCCCACCGTCTTCCACCTCGCGGAGAGCGAGGACGACCTCGCCACCACGTACTCCCGGCACGGTCAGCGCGTGGTGCCCCGGCTGGATGCGCTCGGGCTGCTCGGCCCCCGCGCCATCGCCGGCTACGCCCGCGCCCTGGACAGCGCCGAGGCCAGCCGTCTCAATGACAGCGGCACCTTCGTCGCGCTCGCCCCTCGCGACGCCCGTACCCTGGAGCGGGGCGTGGACCCGCTGGAGGCGGTGGTGTCCCGCGTCCAGCTGCTAGGCCTGGGCACCGGCGGTCACGGCACCCCCCAGGATGAGCTGAACGCCGCCATGGAGGGCGTGCTGCGCATCTCCCGCGCGGGACGCCTGCCGGACGTGGACGGCACCCTGGCTCACCTGCTCATCAACGGCCCGGCGGAGCTGTGCACCCGGCTGTTCGACCTCCCCTCGGGCAACGTGGAGGAGGGGAGCATCGCGGACCTCGTCGTCTACGACTCCGTGCCCCCGGCGGACCCGGAGACGGGCTACTCGCCGCACCTGCTCGGGCAGATGGCGCGCTCGCCGGTGTCGTGGACCATCGTCAACGGCCGCGTCTGCGTGCGCGAGGGCCAGTTGCTGGGCCACGACTACGTGGAGCTGGCCCGCGCCGCCACGGACGCGCTCCACCGCGTCTGGACGCGCGCCCGGCTGGGCAGCTGA
- a CDS encoding class I SAM-dependent rRNA methyltransferase, whose amino-acid sequence MGSSLVDTLRASREQRGPLLTDARTTALRVLNGEADGVPEVTADAFGDLYVISLYRDLTPAEEEALLDAAVAAWAPRSVYLKRRPREARVLANVAKESLAPEVPARGEPVESLTALENGLSFLIRPAQGLSVGLYLDMRDTRAWLLDQVRGLTVLNLFAYTCAFGVVATAGGAKRALNLDASRRVLEWGEENARLNGQPVDRYDYVAGDVFDWLKRLAKKGETFDVVISDPPSFSTTRAARFSAARDYAKLAEAAARVVAPGGRLVACCNHAGLPARRFETMVAEGVALAGRKGKAVGSLGPSPLDFPPPSGHEPPLKVHVVELR is encoded by the coding sequence ATGGGTTCCTCCCTGGTGGATACCCTGCGCGCCTCGCGCGAGCAGCGCGGGCCGCTGCTGACCGACGCCCGCACCACCGCCCTGCGCGTCCTCAACGGCGAGGCGGACGGCGTGCCCGAGGTGACGGCGGACGCCTTCGGCGACCTGTACGTCATCAGCCTCTACCGCGACCTCACCCCCGCGGAGGAGGAAGCGCTCCTCGACGCCGCGGTGGCCGCGTGGGCCCCCCGCAGCGTCTACCTCAAGCGCCGCCCCCGGGAGGCGCGCGTGCTGGCCAACGTGGCCAAGGAGTCGCTCGCGCCCGAGGTCCCCGCCCGGGGCGAGCCGGTGGAGTCGCTCACCGCGCTGGAGAACGGGCTGTCCTTCCTCATCCGCCCTGCCCAGGGCCTGTCGGTGGGCCTGTACCTGGACATGCGGGACACGCGCGCGTGGCTCCTGGACCAGGTGCGCGGCCTCACCGTGCTCAACCTCTTCGCGTACACCTGTGCCTTCGGCGTGGTGGCCACCGCGGGCGGCGCGAAGCGGGCGCTCAACCTGGATGCCAGCCGCCGCGTGCTGGAGTGGGGCGAGGAGAACGCGCGCCTCAACGGCCAGCCCGTGGACCGCTACGACTACGTGGCCGGGGACGTGTTCGACTGGCTCAAGCGCCTGGCGAAGAAGGGCGAGACGTTCGACGTCGTCATCTCCGACCCGCCGTCCTTCTCCACCACCCGCGCCGCGCGCTTCTCCGCCGCGCGCGACTACGCGAAGCTGGCCGAGGCGGCCGCCCGGGTGGTGGCCCCTGGGGGTCGGCTGGTCGCCTGCTGCAACCACGCGGGCCTGCCCGCCCGTCGCTTCGAGACCATGGTGGCCGAGGGCGTCGCGCTCGCGGGCCGGAAGGGGAAGGCGGTGGGCTCGCTCGGCCCCTCTCCGCTCGACTTCCCGCCACCGTCGGGCCACGAGCCGCCCCTCAAGGTGCACGTGGTCGAACTTCGTTAG
- a CDS encoding serine/threonine protein kinase has translation MPPAAQQQQREFGKYRLIDRIAVGGMAEIFLAHQQGEDGRESPVVIKRIRPHLSKHAAFVKMFLNEARLAAQLNHPNVVQIHDLGKIAESHFIAMEYVAGRDMRRVVPKAEALGIPFPLVYAVKIASCVCAGLHHAHTKVDLYGNPLNIVHRDVSPENVVVAFDGSVKILDFGIAKAANQVGQTRTGEIKGKLSYMSPEQCLGSPLDCRSDIFSLGVVLYEWLTGFKLFTGESEVAVMRSITEGKIYAPSYFREDLPERLEAILMKALERDRDKRYQTAAQMQKDLDAFLDAYEFTPTALHLSNFIKQLFEEELQAEQRRMATRAASAPTSEEALELAEVVAALDTEKGSPAPAPATPAAASDERTEPRMLAVPLSPAAYEALEAVARRNDVPMGRLVSELLESWLKYR, from the coding sequence ATGCCTCCCGCCGCACAGCAGCAGCAACGAGAATTCGGCAAGTACCGGCTCATCGACCGCATCGCCGTGGGGGGGATGGCGGAAATCTTCCTCGCGCACCAGCAGGGCGAAGATGGCCGCGAGTCACCGGTCGTCATCAAGCGCATCCGCCCGCACCTGTCCAAGCACGCGGCCTTCGTGAAGATGTTCCTCAACGAGGCCCGGCTCGCCGCGCAGCTCAACCACCCCAACGTGGTGCAGATCCACGACCTGGGGAAGATTGCGGAGAGCCACTTCATCGCCATGGAGTACGTGGCCGGGCGCGACATGCGTCGGGTGGTGCCCAAGGCGGAGGCGCTCGGGATTCCCTTCCCCCTGGTGTACGCGGTGAAGATTGCCTCGTGTGTCTGCGCGGGCCTGCACCACGCGCACACCAAGGTGGACCTCTACGGAAACCCGCTCAACATCGTCCACCGGGACGTGTCGCCGGAGAACGTCGTCGTCGCCTTCGACGGCTCGGTGAAGATTCTCGACTTCGGCATCGCCAAGGCCGCCAACCAGGTGGGCCAGACGCGCACCGGCGAAATCAAGGGCAAGCTCAGCTACATGAGCCCGGAGCAGTGCCTGGGCAGCCCGCTGGACTGCCGCAGCGACATCTTCTCCCTGGGCGTCGTCCTCTACGAGTGGCTCACCGGCTTCAAGCTCTTCACCGGTGAGTCCGAGGTGGCGGTGATGCGCAGCATCACCGAGGGGAAGATCTACGCACCCTCGTACTTCCGGGAGGACCTGCCCGAGCGGCTGGAAGCCATCCTGATGAAGGCGCTGGAGCGAGACAGGGACAAGCGCTACCAGACGGCCGCGCAGATGCAGAAGGACCTGGACGCCTTCCTGGACGCGTACGAGTTCACCCCCACGGCCCTGCACCTGTCCAACTTCATCAAGCAGCTCTTCGAGGAGGAGCTGCAGGCGGAGCAGCGCCGCATGGCGACGCGCGCCGCCTCCGCGCCCACCTCCGAGGAGGCGCTGGAGCTGGCGGAGGTGGTGGCCGCGCTCGACACCGAGAAGGGCTCGCCCGCGCCGGCCCCCGCCACCCCGGCCGCCGCGAGCGACGAGCGCACCGAGCCGCGCATGCTGGCGGTGCCGCTCAGCCCGGCCGCCTACGAGGCGCTGGAGGCCGTGGCCCGCCGCAACGACGTCCCCATGGGGCGGCTGGTGTCGGAGCTGCTCGAGTCCTGGCTGAAGTACCGCTGA
- the truA gene encoding tRNA pseudouridine(38-40) synthase TruA — protein MPRLKLTLEYDGTRYVGWQVQPNGPSLQATLEDGLARLLGEQVSLECAGRTDSGVHATGQVACFDTHRVLPMKAYVMGLNSLLPDDVAVVQAVEVPADFDPRRWSRGKRYRYRLSNRRTRSPLRRLTHWEVFAPLDVEAMRRAATHLLGRHDFSAFRAADCQAKHAVRELRRVAVEGEAGDAMAFVVEGTAFLKHMVRNLAGTLVEVGKGRRPEAWVAEVLASRNRKLAGPTAPPQGLVLEEVFYGDGPPPRTPGGAPDVDEDEG, from the coding sequence ATGCCCCGGCTGAAGCTGACGCTCGAATACGACGGGACGCGCTACGTGGGCTGGCAGGTGCAGCCCAACGGCCCGTCGCTGCAGGCGACGCTGGAGGACGGGCTGGCCCGGCTGCTGGGCGAGCAGGTGTCCCTGGAGTGCGCGGGGCGCACGGACTCGGGCGTCCACGCCACCGGGCAGGTGGCCTGCTTCGACACGCATCGGGTGCTGCCCATGAAGGCGTACGTCATGGGCCTCAACAGCCTGCTGCCGGACGACGTGGCGGTGGTGCAGGCCGTGGAGGTGCCGGCGGACTTCGACCCGCGCCGCTGGTCCCGGGGCAAGCGCTACCGGTACCGGCTGAGCAACCGCCGCACGCGCTCGCCGCTGCGCCGGCTGACGCACTGGGAAGTCTTTGCCCCCCTGGACGTGGAGGCCATGCGGCGGGCCGCGACGCACCTGCTGGGCCGGCATGACTTCTCCGCCTTCCGGGCCGCGGACTGCCAGGCGAAGCACGCGGTGCGCGAGCTGCGGCGAGTGGCGGTGGAGGGCGAGGCCGGGGACGCGATGGCCTTCGTGGTGGAGGGCACGGCGTTCCTCAAGCACATGGTGCGCAACCTGGCGGGGACGCTGGTGGAGGTGGGGAAGGGGCGCCGGCCGGAGGCGTGGGTGGCCGAGGTGCTGGCCTCGCGCAACCGGAAGCTGGCCGGGCCCACCGCGCCGCCGCAGGGGCTGGTGCTGGAGGAGGTCTTCTACGGGGACGGCCCGCCCCCTCGCACGCCGGGGGGCGCACCGGACGTGGACGAGGACGAGGGCTGA